The genomic segment AAAAAGCAGGTTCAAGACTTAGAATTAACTCAACAGGTGAAGTTTTTAAATTATGTTCCTTTTGAACAATTAATACCCATGATTAATCAAGCCATTGCTGTTGTTTTTCCTAGTCTTTGGGAAGGGTTTGGTTTCCCGGTTTTAGAAGCAATGGCTTGTGGGACTCCTGTGATTACTTCTAACCTTTCTTCTTTACCTGAAGTGGGGGGAAATGCAGCATTATATGTTAATCCTTATCAAGTAGAAGAAATTACAGAAGCGATGGAAACTCTAGCAAATAATACAGAAATGCGATCGCATTTAAGACAATTAGGATTAGAACAAGTTAAACAATTTAGTTGGGAAAAAACAGGACAAAAAACAGCAAAAGTGATTCAACAATATTTATAATATCTCTCGTTGCTAGGTTCAACCTAGCAATACCACTTTGCAGGCTCCGCCTGTTCTTAAGAGGAGACAGAGCCTTGGTTTCCAGTTCCTAGGTAGAACCAGAGAAAAAGATTATAAACTATTGCTAGAAACAGGAGTAGTAGGGATATCAGGAATACCAGGGATATCAGGAATACTAGGGATATCAGGAATTACATTTGTAGTTGTTGCCCCAAAACTAGCAGCCGTCAAATTACTAACAGAAATATTATTAATTTGGGCTAATTGTTCTCCTGTGCTTTGAACAATAACTAGGGTATTTACTGATGAGGGTTGCAACAGAATATCATTAAATGTCACGCCGTCAGGCAGTTTAATAATATCAATGTTATTTTCAAAATCAGTAATTACATCTAAACCGCCATCTGTAACTAAAACAAAGGTATCTTTTCCCGTTCCTCCTGTCAATGTATCATTATCTTTGTCTCCTGAAAGAATATCATCTCCGGCATCTCCAAACAATTGATCACTATTTTTTCCCCCATATAAACTATCGTTACCTTCTCCTCCTCTAACAATATCTTGATCTAAATC from the Planktothrix tepida PCC 9214 genome contains:
- a CDS encoding calcium-binding protein, which gives rise to MALQPSNQNGISFLVGDNTAESIILSSGQLNNYPGGVLALDGNDTVIGSENSEFINGNTGLDSLIGNGGSDTLRGGKQDDILDGGSGNDFLAGDLDQDIVRGGEGNDSLYGGKNSDQLFGDAGDDILSGDKDNDTLTGGTGKDTFVLVTDGGLDVITDFENNIDIIKLPDGVTFNDILLQPSSVNTLVIVQSTGEQLAQINNISVSNLTAASFGATTTNVIPDIPSIPDIPGIPDIPTTPVSSNSL